One window of the Triticum dicoccoides isolate Atlit2015 ecotype Zavitan chromosome 3B, WEW_v2.0, whole genome shotgun sequence genome contains the following:
- the LOC119280987 gene encoding uncharacterized protein LOC119280987 encodes MKSYLIWLLKEHDVPRYRTQNAWSKEAWRSIVNAFNIKFGLSLTVTQIKQKEQDLKKDFKAIQDLISESGFGWDRDRMMVVAPDSVWEALKARKKKDALRWQDKSFPYYNDLFALYDGRYAQGRSCRGMDYYANKARELSQVTTSYSQQLEGPEEHHRSPTPNLPAPVESCMHIDTEEDNGSTNWFCTDDPLHLEAVNSTQVKDSALHVQSEDAIPTPFSSKQTPHMSMELLEDIRRNCQPSHSARELTSAKRGEDRRLILVLMISTRGT; translated from the exons ATGAAGTCATATCTTATTTGGCTCTTGAAAGAACATGATGTCCCAAGATATCGAACACAAAATGCATGGAGCAAAGAGGCTTGGAGAAGTATTGTGAATGCATTCAATATAAAGTTTGGTTTATCACTCACAGTAACACAGATAAAACAAAAGGAGCAGGATCTGAAGAAAGATTTTAAAGCTATACAAGACTTGATATCTGAAAGTGGTTTCGGTTGGGATCGTGATAGAATGATGGTGGTTGCTCCGGACAGTGTTTGGGAGGCATTAAAGGCCCGTAAGAAAAAAGATGCCCTCCGTTGGCAAGACAAGTCATTCCCATACTATAATGATCTATTTGCTCTATATGATG GGCGCTATGCTCAAGGAAGGAGTTGTCGTGGCATGGATTATTATGCAAACAAGGCCAGAGAACTCTCTCAGGTCACTACATCATATTCGCAACAGTTGGAAGGTCCCGAGGAGCATCATCGCTCACCTACACCGAACTTACCTGCTCCTGTGGAATCGTGCATGCATATTGATACTGAAGAGGACAATGGAAGCACTAATTGGTTCTGCACCGATGATCCATTACACCTAGAAGCTGTGAACTCAACTCAAGTGAAAGATTCTGCATTACATGTTCAATCAGAAGATGCAATACCAACACCATTTTCTTCAAAGCAAACCCCACATATGTCGATGGAACTTCTAGAAGACATACGTAGAAATTGTCAACCATCTCATTCTGCTCGTGAGCTTACTAGTGCTAAGAGGGGGGAAGACAGAAGACTAATTCTAGTATTGATGATTTCCACGAGAGGTACCTGA